The Sediminicola sp. YIK13 genomic sequence AGAGGCTAATGTCCCTATTGTGATGGTGGCCTTTGATTTTGGCAAGAAACAGATCAAGGTATCCCAACCCCATTTTCCTTCTGGGGATTTGGAGAAAGATCTTAAGGTATACAAGGACTTTTACAAAGGGGTGATAGGTAAAGTGCCAGAGTATAGCTATTAAGCCTTTACAAAATTAAGGGTAACGCTTGCTGGTTCATCGTTTCCATCTCCATTAAAGTCCCATTCGGCCGTATCGGGCCCTCCATTTATTTGCAAGTTATTGGGAGTATACTCTATTCCAAAATATTCGTAATCATTCGGTTCTTCATCAAAACGGATGGCGAAAAACTCATTGTTTTCAAAAAACATTTCCCCTGTAACCGTAAAAGGGTCCGAGCCTTGCACATTGAAATTCATGGTAAACCGTCCATTGGATTGGGTAACTATGGAAAGTGAGCCTCCTTCTGCTATAATGTCCACTCCGTTAGCCTGGCTATTGGGGTCTGAAGGGGAAAAGAAGGCGGAGGTGGCATTCCATGTCCCTTGTAAATCACTTATGGAAAAGTCTGGTCCCGTTTTGGTCAATTCGTCTTCGTCTGAACTAGAGCAGGAAATAAATAAAAGTGAGAATAAAGTACCAAGTAAAAACATGTGGCGTAGCGTTTTCATGATATCTTGTTTTTTAGTAAGATTGTAAGACAACCATAGTGGACAATGCTTAAGGTATATAACCTACTCATATTATTAAATGACACACATCAGTATAGGAAACCTCTACTTGATTAAAAAGGTATGAAGTAAAGGAAGCACCAATTTAGGTAGATGGTCATATTCAAAAACCTTTATTCATGGTATTGATTGAAAAAGTCAAAATTTTTAAAACCCTAGCTATGGTTTTCTCGTAGGTAAGGGAAAGGAGAGTATAAGTTGGGGCTTAATCTCCTTTTAATAGGTAAAGAAAATTTGGTTTTATTTTAGGTTGTTTAGTCGAAAAAGGGCCATTGCAAACGCAATGGCCCTTTTCTTATTTTTCAATCTCTTCGAGATTATGTTACTCCTTCATGGAATGGTACACGTTCTGCACGTCATCATCCTCTTCAATTTTTTCGAGCAATTTTTCCACATCGGCTGATTGTTCTTCGGTGAGCTCTTTAGTGATTTGCGGGATACGCTCAAAACCTGAGGATAGGATTTCTATCCCCCTTGTTTCCAATTCTTTCTGGATGGAACCAAAGCTTTCGAACGGGCCATAGATAAGGATACCATCCTCATCGGCAAATACCTCTTCCGCCCCAAAGTCGATCATTTCCAATTCCAGTTCCTCCGGGTCTATCCCTTCTGCCGGAATCCGGAAGTTGCAGGTATGGTCGAACATAAATTCCACAGAACCCGATGTTCCCAAACTCCCGTTACATTTATTGAAATAACTTCTGATATTCGCAACCGTTCTGGTATTATTATCTGTGGCGGTCTCTACCAATATGGCTATCCCGTGTGGGGCATAACCCTCAAACAATACTTCTTTATAATCCCCAAGACTTTTGTCACTTGCTCTTTTTATGGCACGTTCCACGTTGTCCTTGGGCATGTTTACGGCTTTGGCATTCTGTATGACCGCTCTTAGCCTGGAGTTGGCATCCGGATCCGGACCACCTTCTTTGACTGCCATTACAATATCCTTGCCTATCCTTGTAAATGCCTTGGACATGGCAGACCAACGTTTCATTTTACGCGCCTTTCTAAACTCAAAAGCTCTTCCCATTTCTTTAATCGATTATTATGCTCTTGGCAAATTTAATATTTTTTAGATGTGATGCAAGACACAGTTTTATTCGCTTTCTATGATATTTTCTATGGTAGCCGCAAGCTTGAAATCCTTTTCGGTAACCCCGTCCGCGTCATGCGTACTTAATCTAATGGTTAAGGTCTTGTAAACATTGGTCCATTCCGGATGGTGGTTTTGGGCTTCGCACTCAAAGGCGATTCGTGTCATAATGGAGAAGGTCTCCTTGAAGTCGGCAAATTCGAAGGTGGTCTGTATGGCCTTTTCGGTATAATCCCAGCCGTCCAATTGGTCTAATCGTTCGTTTATTTCCTCTGTTGTCAGTTTTTTCATTTTGTCTATAATTTTTGGATTACTAAGTTAGGCATTACAAGTACGAGGTGCTCGTATTTGCGGACACTTTTTTTGTATTGATACCTAACTAAAAATATGATGGTCTATAATATCTTGGTAACTTACCTGTAAGTTTTTCGGCAACGTATTCGATTTGGGCAGCACAGCTAGAAAACGGTCCTCATTGGTGGTGAAAACCCTTTTGAATATAGGGTTGAAAAGCCCTAATTTTTTCACTATGTCTTTGATGAAATCTTCATGGTGTACCAGATCAGTGCTTCCCAAATGGTATATGCCACTCTTATTCCTATTGATCAAATAATGTATTTGCTGGGTCAGTTTGTCATAATTGGTCACATTGATGATTAGATTAGGGAAAACCTCAATGGGCTCATGATTCATCAAAGTTGTCTTAAGTTCCTTTATTCTAGGGGAACTGTTGCCGAAGACCATGGGAACCCTGATGATACCCATTTTTTCCTTGGGCAATCTGAGCAACATGTTTTCAATTTTTATTTTGAGCCTCCCGAAAACACTTAGGGATAGGGTTTTGTCGTATTCGTAAGAAGGAAATTTACTATAGGCATCAAATACGTTGGCAGAGGATATAAAATAAATTTGACAATCGTTCTTTTCAATATATTCCATCATATGTTGATGGGCCTGAATTTGGGAAGCAAAATCCCCCCGCAAAGCAGAAATGATCAATTTTGGTCTTATTTTTTCTAACAAGGGAACAATGTCGTCCTCCTGCATATCGTATCTAAAAAACTTCTGATTGTCCTCAAATGACCTCCTAGCGGAACAATACGTGCCATAAGTGTCAAAATAGGGGCACAGTTCCTTGTAAAGCGCGTTGCCCAGGAATCCACTTCCACCTAATATGAGAATTTTTTTAGTATCCAATACTTAAAAGATTGATAAACCGGTTTGTGTGGTAAATTTCTCCAAGGCAATCATCCCCAGCTTAGAATTTCCTTTGTCATTTAGTCCAGGTGACCATGTGGCAATGCAAAACTGACTCGGTAA encodes the following:
- a CDS encoding YebC/PmpR family DNA-binding transcriptional regulator; this translates as MGRAFEFRKARKMKRWSAMSKAFTRIGKDIVMAVKEGGPDPDANSRLRAVIQNAKAVNMPKDNVERAIKRASDKSLGDYKEVLFEGYAPHGIAILVETATDNNTRTVANIRSYFNKCNGSLGTSGSVEFMFDHTCNFRIPAEGIDPEELELEMIDFGAEEVFADEDGILIYGPFESFGSIQKELETRGIEILSSGFERIPQITKELTEEQSADVEKLLEKIEEDDDVQNVYHSMKE
- a CDS encoding 4a-hydroxytetrahydrobiopterin dehydratase; the protein is MKKLTTEEINERLDQLDGWDYTEKAIQTTFEFADFKETFSIMTRIAFECEAQNHHPEWTNVYKTLTIRLSTHDADGVTEKDFKLAATIENIIESE
- a CDS encoding sugar nucleotide-binding protein, producing MDTKKILILGGSGFLGNALYKELCPYFDTYGTYCSARRSFEDNQKFFRYDMQEDDIVPLLEKIRPKLIISALRGDFASQIQAHQHMMEYIEKNDCQIYFISSANVFDAYSKFPSYEYDKTLSLSVFGRLKIKIENMLLRLPKEKMGIIRVPMVFGNSSPRIKELKTTLMNHEPIEVFPNLIINVTNYDKLTQQIHYLINRNKSGIYHLGSTDLVHHEDFIKDIVKKLGLFNPIFKRVFTTNEDRFLAVLPKSNTLPKNLQVSYQDIIDHHIFS